The genomic DNA TCTCAAACGATTGTTTTTCAGCTTTGGCGATAAACGTTTCTATGAAGTTTGATTCATCATGATACGGATCTGAGAAAATGGCAACTGTACTCGTTGACTCTTGCGATGATGGTCCTGATGTGTTTTCATCTGCCAATAAAATGTCAGGTGGTGAAACGAGACCAAATGTCACGATCGTAAATAAAAGAACTAGCGTTTTCCGTACCCATCTCTTCATCATGGTATACCTTCCTAAATATTCTATTTGTCTATTATTCTACCATACAAATAAGTACAATATATGAATTTTTGTTCAATTCACCCACTTCCATTGTGATGTTTTCATTGAAAGGGTTTAAATTTAGCATGAAAAAGAGTAAAATAAGATAGGCTAAATTGTACATATGAGATTAAAAAATTGGGGGGATTGATATGTTCGAAACTTTGTTTATCGTCGGAAGCTTTATTACCCTTGCTTATTTAATCATAATGGAAATTACAGACTAAAGAAACTCATGGAGTACCATGAGTTTCTTTCGTTTAAAATCTTTTTTGTTTTTTACGTGATGAATCTTTCGATATTCCTAATTCGTTTCTAGTCGTACCCTGCCCTTCAACCTGAGAGGAATTCAGACCTATCGTGGATGGATCTTTCTTTCGTTTCGTCATGCTGTTGACACCTCCACCCATTATTATGATGCTCATGAAAAAAATTACTCATAAATTTTGAATAAATGCTTAAGTAAAATTAGGCTATGAAACGGTGAGAGACAGAAAATAAAACTGAGGGCATCCTTTAACAATGTTGTGCAAATGCTTGGAGTAAATTTTCCATAACCCCTTCCAACGTATTTCCTTCTATTTCGTGTCGAGGAATAAAATGGACGACTTCTCGATCCTTTAATAATGCTATGGATGGAGAAGATGGTTCATAACCTACGAAGTATTCACGCATTTTAGCCGTTGCTTCCCTCTCTTGACCTGCAAATACTGTAACAAGATGATCAGGTGTTTTTTCACTTCTTAATAAAGCCTGCGTTACGGCAGGTCGAGCAAGGCCAGCTGCACAGCCACAGACTGAATTGACGAAAACAAGTGTTGTCCCGCTCACATTTTCCATAAATTGTTCAACGGCTTCTGGAGTTAACAATTCTTGAAATCCTGAATTCGTTAATTCTTGGCGCATTGGCTTCACTAACTGGCGCATATATTCTTCATATACCAATGACACGATCATCACTCCTTCGATTCATTTTCAATAAAAGCATACTACATAGGTTTTCCTTTTCGCAATGACTTGGTACTTTTCGAGCTTACATCATTGCTGTTAAACTTTTCATTTTTTTCCGCCTTCAATCTGCGTCGATTTTCCATACTTTGATCTTTACGTACAGATTGGAGATTAGTTATCCTTTCTCACCTACACTTCACTTTGATCTGGAAGATTTCTCGGTGAACGTATTAAATACAGCAAATGGTAAGTGTGATGAACTCAGCTTGACAATTCCCGTAAAGAATTTATTGTGTTCAAAATGATCGGATCCATATCCTCTATTTGATCCTCACTGATCAAGTGAGGATTCGAAAGCGAAAATCGAATCAAATACACCTTCTTTTCTTTTTGAAAAGGGTCATATTGAATGAGCGTTGAAATAGTGTTCGGATGCCAATTCTCCTCAAGAATTTTACAATACTTTGACACTGTAAATAGGTGTGAAATCGTTCTTTCAAATTCAATTGAAACATGGCAGACCGGATCGCGGATGGTTTCCGATATCTCTCCATATAATTGCTCATTTGGATAGTGAAGAATCACCGTTGCAGAACAAGGAGAATCGACATCTGTTTTAAAGGAAATTCGAAATGTTCTAGACATCAAGGCTAAATTAACGAAATCTTCTCGGTTTATAACAAATAGCTCTCCTGCTATATCCTCGTCATAAATAGCCCCTTCTAAAACCGTTTTTAAATGATCAAAAACAGTCGGATCAAACATCATTATCACCTTAAAATAGCCCTATTGCATTTCCGGATGGATCGACATCCATTTTTAATGCAGCAGGATGTTTTGGAAGCCCAGGCATTGATAAAATTTCCCCTGTTAAGGCTACGATAAACCCTGCTCCGACAGATGGCCTAAACTCGCGAATGGTAATCGTAAAATTCGTTGGACGACCTATTTTTTTTGGATCATCTGATAAGGAATATTGAGTTTTGGCCATACAAACAAGGAGCTTATCCCAACCATTCTTTTTCATTTCCTCTAGTTGTTTTTTCGCCTTGCTTGTATACTCTACACCTTTTGCTCCATAAACATTTTTAGCAATTTTTAAAACTTTATCCTCAATTGAATCATCTTCTTCATACAAATAACTAAAGCGGTTTTCCTTCTTTTCTATTTGTTGGATAACTTTTTTCGCCAAGTCAATCCCACCTTCGCCCCCTTTTTCCCATACTTCCGTTAAGGCGATAGGATGATTATGATTTTGGCACCATTCCATAATCGTACTCATTTCTTTTTCCGTATCACCAGTAAATTTATTTAGCGCAACTACATAAGGTAAGCCGAAGTTTTGAATCGTTTCAATATGTTTGGCTAAATTATGTAGACCGTTTTTAATAGCTTCAATATTTTCTATGCTTAAATCTTCTTTTTGAACCCCACCATGCATTTTTAAAGCACGAACTGTGGCAACAATAACAACTGCTTCTGGTTTAATTCCAGCTGACCGTGCTTTAATATGCAAAAATTTTTCTGCGCCAAGGTCTGCACCAAAACCTGCCTCTGTCACAACATAATCCCCTAATTTCGCAGCCATTTTCGTTGCTATCACACTATTTGAGCCATGTGCTATGTTTGCAAAAGGTCCACCGTGAATAATGGCAGGAGTGTGTTCAATCGTTTGAACTAAATTTGGCTTAATCGCATCTTTTAATAAAAGAGTGAGTGCCCCTTCAACTCCAAGATCCTTCACGGTAATCGGTTCGTTGTCGATATTATAGGCAACGACCATTTTTGATAACCGTTCCTTCAAATTTTCTATACTAGTAGCTAAACATAGAACAGCCATAATCTCAGAAGCTACAGTAATGTCAAACCCGTCTTCCCTAGGAACACCATGTGCCGGTCCGCCAAGACCTACGACTACATTTCTTAATGCGCGGTCATTTAAATCCAACACACGTTTCCAGACGATTCTTCGGTGATCAATCTTCAATTCATTGCCTTGATGGATATGATTATCGATAAAGGCACTTAACGCATTATTTGCCGTTGTAATGGCGTGAAGATCTCCAGTAAAGTGCAAATTAATATCTTCCATTGGCAGAACTTGTGAATAACCACCTCCAGTCGCTCCTCCTTTCACCCCCATCGTAGGTCCTAAAGATGGCTCACGCAATGCAATGACGACCTTTTTATTTAATTTATGTAAAGCTTGACCGAGCCCAACTGTAACGGTTGATTTCCCCTCCCCTGCTGGTGTTGGGTTAATGGACGTGACTAATATGATTTTTCCATCCTTCTGATCCTTTAGCCTCTCTAAAATTCGATGAGATAGCTTCGCTTTATACTTGCCATATAGCTCTAGCTCATCTTCTTCAATTCCAAGCTGATCAGCTATTTTTTCAATCGATTTTAATGTTGCATGTTGAGCGATTTCAAGGTCTGATTTTATTGCCGTTTTCAACTTCATGTAAATCCCTCTTTCATTTTGTAATAAATCTGCTAAAATCATTTTAAAATAAAACTTTGCTAACATCTCCATATTAACAAATCTAAAATTGAAATATGACCGTTATCTTTCTATAATTAGAAATACTTGGAGAATCCTTAAAATGGTCATTACACTTAGAAAATCAAGGAGGCTTAAAAATGCCAATTAACATTCCTTCTCATTTGCCCGCAAAGGAAATATTAGAAAATGAAAATATATTTGTTATGGATGAAAAGCGTGCTTATACACAAGATATTCGTCCGTTAAATATTTTAATTTTAAATTTAATGCCAGAAAAAGAAAAAGCCGAAACACAGCTTTTGCGTCTTTTAGGAAATTCACCATTACAAGTAAATATTACGTTTTTAAGACCGAAAACTCACACACCAAAAAATACGAGTAAGTACCATTTAGATCAATTTTATACAACCTTTGAACAAATCCGCCATCGAAAATTTGATGGTATGATTATTACAGGGGCACCAGTTGAAAAACTCCCGTTTGAAGAGGTGAATTATTGGGAGGAACTCACGACTATTTTTGCTTGGACAAAAGAGCATGTCACTTCAACATTGCATATTTGTTGGGGAGCACAAGCCGGCTTGTATTATCACTATGGTATAAATAAAATTATGCTACCAAAGAAATGTTTTGGCATTTTCGAACATAAGATTACCAATCCATCTGTCAAATTATTAAGAGGTTTTGATGATATTTATTTAGCGCCACATTCACGACATACTGATATTGATACGAAATCACTTTATAGCATTCCTGATCTGGAAATACTGTCTCGATCAGAAGAGGCGGGAGTTTGTTTAATTGCATCTAAAGATGGAAAGCATATTTTCTTAACAGGCCACCCAGAATATGATGCAACAACATTACGAGATGAATATGAACGAGATTTAGCAAAAGGGTTAGACATTGACCTGCCTAAAAATTATTTTCCGAATGATGATCCTACAAAAGAGCCATTGCATCGTTGGCGTTCACATGCAAACTTATTATTTGTGAACTGGTTAAATTATTATGTATATCAAGAAACTCCTTATATTTGGGAATAATGTGATATTTTATCATTCATTTTGTTATAATAGCTGTATAAAATAAAAATGTAACATTTTTCAACAAAAAATAATATAACGTTTACATTTATGTAATTTGTGAAATTCCTTTAAAAATAAATTTATCTTCTCATAATATTTCTATGGTAGTCTGTTATTAAATAGAAAAGGCTTTTTTCGTAAACTTTGTTGCTTTTCGACTATCCATGAACCGAACAAAGCACGTGATCGGACAAATCACCTTTGTCCGACCATCGACATTTGTTCGGTTCACGTCACACTACGCGTGACATAGCAAGCGTATCGCTTGCCTGACAGTCGAAAAGCTAAAAGCAACAATCTTTTCGAAAAGAGCCAAAGAAAAAGAATGGTTGCTGTTTGTTGAGGTGATTGTGATTTGAGGAACAATCCAAAAGTAATGATTCTAACTGCGAATTATGGAAATGGACATATTCAAGTTGCTAAAACACTTGAAGAAAAGTGCAGGCAGTTAGGAATGGATGTGGTCGTTTCTGATCTTTATCAAGAATCCCATCCTATCATTACAGAAGTAACAAAATACTTATATTTAAAAAGCTTTTCAGTCGGAAAGCAATTTTACCGATTATTTTATTACGGTGTCGACAAAATGTATGACAAGCGAGTGATGAATATTTACTATAAGATGGGAAATAAACGTCTTCATGAGCTAATAACAACTGAAAAACCAGATTTTATTATTAATACCTTCCCATTAATCGTTGCACCGGAGTATCGACGTCGCACAGGAAAAGTCATCCCAACCTTTAATGTATTAACAGATTTTTGTTTACATAAAATATGGATCCATCGAAATATAGATAAATATTATGTAGCAACAGATGAAGTAAAAGAAAAATTAATCAATGAAGGTGTTTTACCGTCACATATAAAAGTAACCGGCATCCCGATTCGCCAACAATTTGAAGAAACGATGGATAAAGCATCACTTTATAAAAAATATGAGTTAAATCCTCATAAAAAAACATTATTAATTGTGGCTGGAGCTCATGGAGTGTTAAAAAACGTAAAAGATCTTTGTGAATCGTTTTTACATCATCATAAACTACAAACGGTTATTGTTTGTGGTAAAAATGATTCCTTACGTGAACAGCTTCAGCCACTTGCCGAAGAACATCCAAAAAAACTTAAAGTTTTTGGATATGTTGAACGTATTGATGAACTTTTCCGGGTTTCCTCTTGCATGATTACAAAGCCTGGTGGCATTACGTTAAGTGAAGCAGCAGCCATTGGCGTACCGTTAATTTTATACAAGCCAGTCCCTGGTCAAGAAAAGGAAAATGCTGAATTTTTCGCACGAAATGGGGCTGCCAAAATTGTGACAAAGAGCGAGCAAATTTACGATGTTGTCGAGAATTTATTAAATAATCCATCATTGATTGAAGAAATGAAACGCAATATTCAAAAGCTTCACCATAAAAATGCTGTTGATACGATTTTACAAGATATTTTGACGGAATCGGAAAAAATAAAAGAACGAGCTTACCTTTCCTATGGCTCCGTCAATTTTTAATCCCATAAACATTTTATAATAAGCTTTCATGGAATCATATTCCCTGAAAGCTTTTTTTGTGAATTTATTTTTGCAGCATAAAAAGCCACATAAATGATAAAGCTTGCTTCAATTCGTTTGGAAGCTGTGCCAACATTTCCGAATTTACTCCCCTTTTCATGACCCCTTCTTCTCCGATCAGCTTCCAGCCGTTTTCGATGGCTAACTGTTGAAATTCCCACGGCATCATCGTATTCATAATCGTTTGTTTTCCATATAGCCTCTTGTAGCTATGTTTTCGAGGATGTGCGGTCGGACCTAAAATCGCTGCACATAGAAAACCATCTTTTTTCAATACTCGTTTCAGTTCATGCAATGCCTGAAAAGGTTTTTCTGTCCATTCCAGTCCGTTAATAACCATAATCGCATCAAACGTCTGATCGGTAAATGGCAATTGAACCATATCTGCTTTAATAAACTGAATATTCCTTTTTTCTGAACGCTTTCTAGCTAGCTCTATCATTTTTTGCGATATATCAGTCCCTGTCACAATGTACCCTTCTTGTGCTAATTTCCAGCTGCCATAACCATCACCACATGCTACATCTAAAATTGCTTTTCCTTTAGGAATATATCGTTTCATAAATGGAACAATTGATTTACGACTTCCTTGTTCCCACATTTCTTGGCTAGAGGAGTTCCATCCCTCTGCAAATGAATCCCATTGATGGGCTGCCTCTAAATGCCACATCGGTTGACCCATACACCATAACTCCTTTCATTTTCTTCCATTCTATGAAATTAAACAAAAACGTGCAATAGGAATGAAATGTATGCTTTTCATACAAAATAAAAGGTGGAGGTGGAATATATGACAAAAAAAATAAATCAAGGAAGCGAAAATCAAAATCGTCCTAATGCTGATTTTCAGTCCTTCTCAATATCTGGTGACAATAGTAAAGGGAACAAACGAAATAAAGAACAACGTAATAAAACCGAATAATTTCATGGTCGAAATAAAAAGGTCATTTGCTTGACTTTAGCACTTCCAATATTGTATATTAGAAACATCATTTAGCAGAATATTTTCGCAGCTTTAAGGTTCATGTGAGCTTTTTTGTTGCATAATATTCAAGTTAAATGATGAAAATTTTTTACGCACGCTTTGTGCAAGTAATTAGGAGGAAAAAGAAGTATGCAACAAAATGGTAAAGTAAAATGGTTTAACAATGAGAAAGGTTATGGATTCATTGAAGTGGAAGGTGGAGACGATGTATTCGTACACTTCACTGCAATCCAAGGAGAAGGATTTAAATCTTTAGAAGAAGGTCAGGCAGTTTCTTTTGAAATTGTACAAGGAAATCGTGGACCTCAAGCTGCAAACGTGGTGAAATTATAAAAATTGAGATCGCAAACGATCTTACCATACAAGAGGCTGAAATAAGCCTCTTTTTAGTTTGAAGGCAAAAACAAAAAGAAAATACGTATTTAGACATTCACAAAAACAATAACTGGAAGATGTGTAAAAAAACCATTGACGGACATTTGATAAGAGGGTTAGACAATCTCTTACTCGTTTTGCTTCTTTTTACAATGTTTATAAAAAATCATAAAATATTCAATCGCCTTCAAATTTTGCTTCATATTGTGCTCAATCTGCCTCACTTCACGTTCGTTCAATCCTTCTTGACCATACGCCATATGAATTAACTGTTCCAAATCATTGTGTAATTCTTGAAACGCTTTTTTAATATTTTCTTCAAGCAAATATGTTTTTTCCATATAATAATTTTCACTCCTCATAAAAATTCATACAATTTAAAATATGTATACAATATATAAAATTCAATATCTTTATAAAACCACCTTCTTTTTACTTAATCATTTTTGAATTTGAATAGTTTTTGATTCTTTTCTTATCCTAATGATAGGAGGTGTCGACAGATGGATCAAATCAATCATACCCATCTCATAAGTGGATTTAATGAAAGAAAACAGCTGCAGTTAGCTGTTCAAGCAGCTCAAAAAATGGTCGGAGAAGCGACGATGAACATGGACCCTGAATTGATGGATGATGCAAAAAGAGCGATTTCTGATGCAAAACGATTATACGATTCATTTGTGCATAACATTTCTGAATTTGACCAAGATTTTGTCGAAAAGCAAAATCAATTGCTCCAAAAATGTGAGCATCAACTAGAAGAAGCGTATAAAGAGGAACCTTAACTGAAAAAATCCACTGATTATACATGTTCAGTGGATTTTTATAATAATTGACTGCCAAATTCCTTGATTTTCTGTCCAACGGTACATTGATTAATACAAAAAGAATGAGCATATGTTTTTCCGAACTCTTTTCGAAAATGTTTTTTTAAAAAACAATCTATACAATACGTATCCATCAGTTCTGTTATTTGTTCAATTACTTGCTTTTTGTCCATATGATCCAACTCCGCTGAATTCATTTTCAATTGTAAACGGTTCTCCTCTTTAATTCTCCATCCCTTCTATTTCCGATTATGCTAAATAATGAGCATTACGTCTTTACTTTTAACAGGCTGATATACCCATTTTATATGAACCGTCATAAAATTCAACCCCTTTAGCAATGATCATCTCCTATTTATGCTATAATACGAAACGAAACTTAAAAAAAATCCTTATAAGGCCATCATTACTTACACATTTTTTATCTATTATTATGCAATTTTATATTACATTTATCCATCATCACATCAATTTTATGTAAAAGTAGAAGGAGTGAATAGCTTGTTAGAAGTGTATATAGATGGTGCGAGTGCAGGGGATTTAGGTCCTTCCGGTGCTGGAATTTATATAAAAGGTCCGAATCTTCAAGAAACATACAAAATACCACTTGGTTCGATGAACAACCATGAAGCAGAGTTTCAAGCTCTTGTGAAAGCATTGGAAATTTGTTTCGAAAAAGGATATAAAAGCGTTTCCTTTCGTACAGATTCCCAAGCGGTAGAACGTGCTGTTGAGAAGCGCTTTGCCAAAAAGGAGCCTTTTGCAAGTTTATTACAAACAGCCCTACATTATATTGATCAACTAGATTTATTTTTTATCAAATGGATTCCTGCAAAAGAAAATCAAAAAGCAGATCAATTAGCTAAAGAAGCCATTCGTTTAAATGGATAGTGAGTGGTAAAAGATGAAAAAACAGCTGATGGCAGACGTGTTATTATTAAGTGTTGCTTTAATTTGGGGTGTGACGTTTGTTGTTGTGCAAAATGCAATCCAAATTCTCCCACCTCATCTTTTTAACGGTATACGCTTTGCCATGGCAGGTGTATTTTTAACGATATTAATGATCCATCCTACATATCATATTCGATTTACACGTACTATTTTC from Bacillus alveayuensis includes the following:
- a CDS encoding hypothetical protein (product_source=Hypo-rule applied; pfam=PF14115), giving the protein MTKRKKDPSTIGLNSSQVEGQGTTRNELGISKDSSRKKQKRF
- a CDS encoding putative YphP/YqiW family bacilliredoxin (product_source=TIGR04191; cath_funfam=1.10.1080.10; pfam=PF06491; tigrfam=TIGR04191) translates to MSLVYEEYMRQLVKPMRQELTNSGFQELLTPEAVEQFMENVSGTTLVFVNSVCGCAAGLARPAVTQALLRSEKTPDHLVTVFAGQEREATAKMREYFVGYEPSSPSIALLKDREVVHFIPRHEIEGNTLEGVMENLLQAFAQHC
- a CDS encoding hypothetical protein (product_source=Hypo-rule applied) is translated as MFDPTVFDHLKTVLEGAIYDEDIAGELFVINREDFVNLALMSRTFRISFKTDVDSPCSATVILHYPNEQLYGEISETIRDPVCHVSIEFERTISHLFTVSKYCKILEENWHPNTISTLIQYDPFQKEKKVYLIRFSLSNPHLISEDQIEDMDPIILNTINSLRELSS
- a CDS encoding formate--tetrahydrofolate ligase (product_source=KO:K01938; cath_funfam=3.10.410.10,3.40.50.300; cog=COG2759; ko=KO:K01938; pfam=PF01268; superfamily=52540); amino-acid sequence: MKLKTAIKSDLEIAQHATLKSIEKIADQLGIEEDELELYGKYKAKLSHRILERLKDQKDGKIILVTSINPTPAGEGKSTVTVGLGQALHKLNKKVVIALREPSLGPTMGVKGGATGGGYSQVLPMEDINLHFTGDLHAITTANNALSAFIDNHIHQGNELKIDHRRIVWKRVLDLNDRALRNVVVGLGGPAHGVPREDGFDITVASEIMAVLCLATSIENLKERLSKMVVAYNIDNEPITVKDLGVEGALTLLLKDAIKPNLVQTIEHTPAIIHGGPFANIAHGSNSVIATKMAAKLGDYVVTEAGFGADLGAEKFLHIKARSAGIKPEAVVIVATVRALKMHGGVQKEDLSIENIEAIKNGLHNLAKHIETIQNFGLPYVVALNKFTGDTEKEMSTIMEWCQNHNHPIALTEVWEKGGEGGIDLAKKVIQQIEKKENRFSYLYEEDDSIEDKVLKIAKNVYGAKGVEYTSKAKKQLEEMKKNGWDKLLVCMAKTQYSLSDDPKKIGRPTNFTITIREFRPSVGAGFIVALTGEILSMPGLPKHPAALKMDVDPSGNAIGLF
- a CDS encoding homoserine O-succinyltransferase (product_source=KO:K00651; cath_funfam=3.40.50.880; cog=COG1897; ko=KO:K00651; pfam=PF04204; superfamily=52317; tigrfam=TIGR01001); translated protein: MPINIPSHLPAKEILENENIFVMDEKRAYTQDIRPLNILILNLMPEKEKAETQLLRLLGNSPLQVNITFLRPKTHTPKNTSKYHLDQFYTTFEQIRHRKFDGMIITGAPVEKLPFEEVNYWEELTTIFAWTKEHVTSTLHICWGAQAGLYYHYGINKIMLPKKCFGIFEHKITNPSVKLLRGFDDIYLAPHSRHTDIDTKSLYSIPDLEILSRSEEAGVCLIASKDGKHIFLTGHPEYDATTLRDEYERDLAKGLDIDLPKNYFPNDDPTKEPLHRWRSHANLLFVNWLNYYVYQETPYIWE
- a CDS encoding processive 1,2-diacylglycerol beta-glucosyltransferase (product_source=KO:K03429; cath_funfam=3.40.50.2000; cog=COG0707; ko=KO:K03429; pfam=PF04101,PF06925; superfamily=53756), whose protein sequence is MRNNPKVMILTANYGNGHIQVAKTLEEKCRQLGMDVVVSDLYQESHPIITEVTKYLYLKSFSVGKQFYRLFYYGVDKMYDKRVMNIYYKMGNKRLHELITTEKPDFIINTFPLIVAPEYRRRTGKVIPTFNVLTDFCLHKIWIHRNIDKYYVATDEVKEKLINEGVLPSHIKVTGIPIRQQFEETMDKASLYKKYELNPHKKTLLIVAGAHGVLKNVKDLCESFLHHHKLQTVIVCGKNDSLREQLQPLAEEHPKKLKVFGYVERIDELFRVSSCMITKPGGITLSEAAAIGVPLILYKPVPGQEKENAEFFARNGAAKIVTKSEQIYDVVENLLNNPSLIEEMKRNIQKLHHKNAVDTILQDILTESEKIKERAYLSYGSVNF
- a CDS encoding ubiquinone/menaquinone biosynthesis C-methylase UbiE (product_source=COG2226; cath_funfam=3.40.50.150; cog=COG2226; pfam=PF08241; superfamily=53335), which produces MGQPMWHLEAAHQWDSFAEGWNSSSQEMWEQGSRKSIVPFMKRYIPKGKAILDVACGDGYGSWKLAQEGYIVTGTDISQKMIELARKRSEKRNIQFIKADMVQLPFTDQTFDAIMVINGLEWTEKPFQALHELKRVLKKDGFLCAAILGPTAHPRKHSYKRLYGKQTIMNTMMPWEFQQLAIENGWKLIGEEGVMKRGVNSEMLAQLPNELKQALSFMWLFMLQK
- a CDS encoding hypothetical protein (product_source=Hypo-rule applied), giving the protein MTKKINQGSENQNRPNADFQSFSISGDNSKGNKRNKEQRNKTE
- a CDS encoding CspA family cold shock protein (product_source=KO:K03704; cath_funfam=2.40.50.140; cog=COG1278; ko=KO:K03704; pfam=PF00313; smart=SM00357; superfamily=50249): MQQNGKVKWFNNEKGYGFIEVEGGDDVFVHFTAIQGEGFKSLEEGQAVSFEIVQGNRGPQAANVVKL
- a CDS encoding hypothetical protein (product_source=Hypo-rule applied; cath_funfam=1.10.275.10; superfamily=47473) — its product is MEKTYLLEENIKKAFQELHNDLEQLIHMAYGQEGLNEREVRQIEHNMKQNLKAIEYFMIFYKHCKKKQNE
- a CDS encoding hypothetical protein (product_source=Hypo-rule applied; cath_funfam=3.40.50.150; pfam=PF10819; superfamily=46596), whose translation is MDQINHTHLISGFNERKQLQLAVQAAQKMVGEATMNMDPELMDDAKRAISDAKRLYDSFVHNISEFDQDFVEKQNQLLQKCEHQLEEAYKEEP
- a CDS encoding hypothetical protein (product_source=Hypo-rule applied; cath_funfam=3.30.860.10; pfam=PF10782; smart=SM01375; superfamily=57586), producing MKMNSAELDHMDKKQVIEQITELMDTYCIDCFLKKHFRKEFGKTYAHSFCINQCTVGQKIKEFGSQLL
- a CDS encoding ribonuclease HI (product_source=KO:K03469; cath_funfam=3.30.420.10; cog=COG0328; ko=KO:K03469; pfam=PF13456; superfamily=53098), giving the protein MLEVYIDGASAGDLGPSGAGIYIKGPNLQETYKIPLGSMNNHEAEFQALVKALEICFEKGYKSVSFRTDSQAVERAVEKRFAKKEPFASLLQTALHYIDQLDLFFIKWIPAKENQKADQLAKEAIRLNG